One Glycine max cultivar Williams 82 chromosome 8, Glycine_max_v4.0, whole genome shotgun sequence genomic window, tctctctctccttttttacTCTCCAAGCAAAAACACCCACATTAGTGGAagagaaataatttttcataagttttacaaataaaagggataaaaaaaagtgaaaaaagagaCACTCATCACCAATATGATATATATCCGTGGACAACTCATTACAGCTTAAAAACAGATAATTTTAAGAGCTTTTGTAAATATATTCTTTCTTTGTCCACTTATATTGATGGAACAAAGGCTGATAACAAAGTATCCGTGTTTTTGTAAATAcattgtaatttaaaaatagttaactTTCCTTAATTACTAAGCCTTTTGTTAAATTCTTTTTCATCAAAGAAtcactcattttaaaaaaatatattctaatttttcaagtatttattataattttttaaaaataaattgaagttaaaaattaaagaatttaaaatataattataatcataatatatttaaatagtttttacaatttgttttaaaattttatattttagcaaGTATCAACGGATAATCGTGGCTACtaacatatattaataaaattcataaatatctACTTGAAAGATATTTATTTAGATATGAAATGGATTTTCCTCTAACAAGGCGCGGATGATGAatagattatatatatttgtatatccACCCTAACCTATGATCATCCCTATCTAGGAGAATTCTAAcaaacaaagtttttttttaatatccatgtaaaattatttaataagatacatttttaattttttttaacatgtgtACAAAACTATTAGCACATATGACATTGTATTAAATAAGCtcaatgtttttaatataatatttttattactacataacttatatttttattttcctaagaATCAAGTGTCTTAGATATTTTCAGTATTTATCTAAATTTTCCAGAACTGGTATTTAAATTGACATATGATGAgaaaatttattcatatttttttaataagactcttattttttttctctcaaatatcTTCCTTTGAAAGTGATCTTGTTGAAGACacgataaaatattaaatattaacatttttcctaatgagaatttaaattttaattcatcacattatgaaaaattaacatCTTTTACTATACTCATGTTCATCGATGCACTATTTTTTAAGAGTTAAACACTTCATTGACATCTCATATTTGtttctatctttattttttttccacttcAAATACCCATTACATCTATCACTTTTAATTTCTCTGTCACTTTTTCTCTCTAGATatacaaccttttttttttatagctttCCAAGTAACATGTTCcatttttaagtgaaatttatataagtttAGTTTTTACACattattatgtaaatattttatacttttaattaattaaaatttaattcgtctaaatataattttaaattaagtattacaaaaaataataatcctaccataaatttattattaaattaaattaaagtctAAAACAatctttatattatcattacattctaattaaattcaagtTTAATATGTATGGTACTAATTGAGTGTTTTAAGCTTTAAAGaacttttcaataaatatttactaacacACTTTAGtaaatagttttaattaaaacaaataaatatacatgaatagtatttttttttacattgttataTAAACACAaatcatgtatgataaatttattaattttataataattactttaaaaattatttaaaaataatttttgattggctgatattatatatattttttacattgataAACATATCTATTAAACTCTTTAAAAACATAATCTTgagtcttttaaataaaaaataataatgaattcaTCAAGATCAATTAatgaaaatagttattttaattaattttgattaataatataagtttaaatttactaaaaaatactcataaagtagctatatttaatgttattattaaaaattcaagaaataaTCCAATATACTCCAGTAATATATAAATACTTGCTTCattaaattttactaaaaaaagtcataaatttatataatttaaatagtaGCTATATTTAATGACAATCATATtggaaattcaagaaaaaatccAATACAATAAATACTTGTTACATTAAATAAcactcataaatttaaatagtttAAATATTAGCTATATTTAATGACATTAATATTAGAAACTCAATGCATAATCCAATGCAATAAATACTTGtttcattatatattatttttatttgggtAATAAATGTTGTGAGCATTTATCCCCTTTATATTTATCtctattttcataaattgtACTGACAGACTGtttctatataattttattttataagaataatgAGAGCGTGCAACATGAGAAAGGGTCCTTAGCACCAACAGCATTTtcactccaaaaaaaaaaaaaaaaaaaaacttgcccTCGCCATTTTCGCTCCTTAAAAAACATCATCAAGAACAACAAAAAGCACAGCAAGCGTGGTTGTCAATGGGAGTCAACATGTCCAACACGCCACCTCACACCAAAGACTTGTTTTCCTCTCCAGTTCTCTCTCTTAGCTTAGTAAGTAATAATCAactccttatatatatatgtgtatcaatatatacatatatgtgcATATAGCataaaatatagtatatatatgaataaattgAACTTGGTTTGTTTCTGTTGTGATTGAATTctgtgttgttgtttttttctgtttgaattGGATACTGAAGGCTGGGATTTTCCGGTATGCTGGGGAGGCGGCGGAGACGTCCGGCATGGAGATGGCCAGCGATGAGGTCCGGCAAGAGGATACTGCTGATATTAGCAGCGACAACTCAGGACCCGTGAGATCCAGGTCAGAAGAAGATTTTGATTGTGATGATGTTCATGATGGTGATGACAAAGATAACGATGATAAGaatagaaagaagaagagaaagtaTCACAGGCACACCACTGAACAGATAAGAGAAATGGAAGCGTACGTAAACTCTCTCACCTTGCGTATATCTATacgtataaattaatttagtatTGAATCATGggtgagcattataattttcttcttttatttatttatttgtgagGTGTCTTCAGTTCAACCTTCATTGTTGGAGAAAGAGAGAGTGACACTTCGAGTTATTAATTGAGGATTGAGAAGCAGCTTTTCTTATTAACTAATTATAGTTTATGGCCTGTGAGATCATTTTATATTTGCATACTTTCATATATTAGGTATTAACTAATAACATGGTCTAATTTTTATCAgctgatataaaattattttagtttaattaataataataaatttaagtctttaaatattaaaataaagttttattttttataataattctaaCATGATTGCTAAAGAGGTTATCAATGTGATCTATACAAAAAATGTTAGGTGTGAGGTGATTAAGTAGTACTAATGAAAATGGTTTCTTCCgaagttaaatatataatttgcatATGCCGACATTACAAGTGGGGTAATTTAAAgtataatttatgtatataacTTGTATGTATACCGTACTAATGGCAAAGATTGTGGGAAAAGTTTGCGATCGACATCGTATAGTCAAAGCAAAAAGATGATTACTAAAGCTAAAGCTTGCTTAAAATTTGTAACTGCTTTTGCTTAATTTGTCGGTTAATTTGTTGATCTTATGTCAATAAGAAGCATTTTTCCACTTGATTAGTTTGTGTTATTTTAGGTTGttgcattattattatattaaacatTTTGTTAATTGTAGGATCAGTCTCTCTGAGATGAAGCTTGTAGTGAAAGATAATACAGCAAAAAAGACAGACAAACTGACATgaataatgaattaatattGTAGGCTTTTCAAGGAATCACCGCATCCTGATGAAAAGCAGAGGCAAAAACTCAGCCAGCAACTTGGCCTTGCTCCAAGGCAAGTCAAGTTTTGGTTCCAAAATCGTCGAACCCAAATCAAGGTATATCTAAATTTATTTACCTTAGAATAATGCAGACttaatttatttagaaattatatatgtatgcatTATGCAATATTATTGTCTTTTGTAGGCACTACAAGAGCGCCATGAAAACTCATTGTTGAAGACAGAATTAGACAAACTTAGGGAGGAAACTAAGGCCATGCGAGAAACCATAAACAAATCTTGTTGCCCCAATTGTGGCATGGTAACGGCTACCATAGATGCTTCCATGTCCACTGAAGAAAAACAACTTCTTATTGAAAATGCCAAACTCAAAGCTGAGgtataattaatttgtgtaaacaaactttttttatggacaaatattaatttattagttttattatcaGATAAGGGAATCAAACCCACcacttttccttctttccttttcattttctcaaCCACTTGTATGTCTATGAAGTACAAACTACAATCTTATTGAAAAATGTTTCGCTAATTGATTAATCATTATATAGGTAGAGAAGCTCCGAACAGCTTTAGGGAAATTCTCACCAAGGACAACGTCTCCTACTACATCTTCTGCTGGCCATGATGAAGAAGAGAATAGAAACTCTTTGGGTTTTTACAGTGTACTTTTCGGGCTCGACAAATCAAGGATAATGGATGTAGCAAACCGAGCAACGGAGGAGCTCATAAAGATGGCAACTATGGGGGAACCATTATGGGTTCGTAGCGTTGAAACAGGTCGCGAAATACTTAACTACGATGAATATGTGAAGGAGATGGCAGCTGAAAATTCGGGCAGTGAAAGGCCAAAGACATTCATCGAAGCCTCAAGAGAAACTGAGGTTGTTTTTATGGATCTTCCTCGGCTTCTCCAAAGTTTTCTAGACGTGGTAAGTGTAAGACACGTACCAATGtgcatgaatatatatataaagaatgcATCATAGGTAATGTTACCAAAAGATATATTTGAGTTAAATCTTGAACCGCATGATAGCTTCAAATGATTTtacaacttttttattaaacttgaatattttttcattctctaaTACTAATCAAGCTCTAGGTTAGAATCGTGGTTTTAAATTGAGGTTGTGATTGCGACAGCGTTATGGTGAGTTAAAAAGTCTTTACATTACAGACAACAATCATATGAAAATGTGACTATATTATTACAGCAGAAATTGTGGTCGTGATGCCATTACGAAATGTTTAAATACCTTGATGTTGCCgacaataatttaaaatcatttttggaatgtatttaatttcttataatatttgtaACATATATGTTTCTTGCAGAATCAATGGAAGGAAATGTTTCCGTGCTTAATATCAAAGGCTGTAACTGTTGATGTTATAAGCAATGGCGAAGGTTCTAACAGGAATGGTGCAGTGCAATTGGTAAGGGGAAGATAATTTCACTTTGTTAGGTAGCCAGCCACACTACTGCTACATATACGTACAAAATAAATGCCTCGTTTATCTTTAGCCATTCATTTCGGCCTCATGTTAGAACGTggatccttttttttatttatgatcgAGTGGTCCAACCTTGACAAGCAAGAGAAAAAGATGGGGATTCCTCTTTAAAGTGACCTTTCCCACAATTGAAATTTTCAACCGACTGTTATACACGTTTaaggttaaaataaaaaacaaattaaaacactTCAGACGATGCATGtggattatgattataattttgcCTAACATAAATCAAGGTTTTATTATAAGTTAATAACCCATCATGCATTACTCTTCCGTAGGGGAATGTAAGTGCTGATGCCTTTTTCCGTCCCTTTAAACATACCCTTTTATTTGTATCTCTGAAAGTCTTGATAAGGACACAAAAAAAGCTTAAAAGCATACATAGAAAAGATCGAACATAATTTGAGTAACTCTTGGCACTTTCCTCGCACTTTCCAATATAACACAAAATCTCTCTCTTTCCATCTCTCTTTatctctagaaaaaaaaaaatcttcttctCTCCCGGCATATCCCCAGGGTCGTAGAATTCTGCTTTATTCCCTATTCAATACATTAAGATAGCAAGACAAACATATATACTGTTTAAGTCCTTAGACGTGGACAAtaataggataaaaaaaatgaattaagatcaaagttttaaattaaatagaatgtAAAAGTGAGAGTCCcacataattttactttttatttatctcaTTTTCTACTCTCTTTTCCTCCAAAAGAACACACTTAATGACAATGAGACTTTCTCCATCAAAGTACACAAAGGCACgaggttttgttttgtgtttgacatgatgaaaattgaaaagtttCAAGTAATAACCATGAGCTATAATGAATGCAGATGTTTGCTGAGCTTCAAATGCTCACTCCTATGGTGCCCACCCGAGAAGTGTATTTTGTGAGGTGCTGCAAACAGTTGAGTGATGAACAGTGGGCAATAGTTGATGTCTCCATAGACAAAGTAGAAGACAACATTGATGCATCCCTTGTGAAATGTAGAAAACGCCCGTCTGGGTGTATTATTGAGGATAAGTCAAATGGCCATTGCAAGGTATGAACAAAAGtagtttttaacattttatgaGAAATTCGGGCTATAATAGATTGCTTTAATTTGGTTTCAGGTGATATGGGTGGAGCACTTGGAGTGCCAAAAGAGCACAATTCATACAATGTACCGAACTATTGTCAACAGTGGTCTAGCTTTTGGGGCAAGGCATTGGATAGCAACACTACAACTTCATTGTGAACGTTTGGTTTTCTACATGGCAACGAATGTTCCCATGAAGGATTCAACTGGTGAGaaatattaatgaattattCCAAGGTGTTGGAGGCTTTACTGAAATAATTAACATCTTCTCTTATCATAATTTGATGATGAAATGTTAGGTGTTGCCACGTTGGCTGGGAGGAAGAGCATTTTGAAGTTGGCACAAAGGATGACGTGGAGTTTCTGCCATGCAATTGGTGCATCAAGTTTTCATACATGGACCATGGTCACAAGTAAAACAGGAGAAGACATAAGGATTAGCTCTAGGAAGAACTTGAATGACCCAGGTGAACCTCTTGGGGTTATCTTGTCTGCCGTTTCTTCTGTGTGGCTTCCTGTCTCTACTAACGTGCTGTTCGATTTCTTGAGGGATGAAGCTCGTCGAAGTGAGGTACAACTTTCTGCATcccttctgtttttttttttttttttttgaatgaatCTAGGGTATTCTTGGGCCCAAGTTCAAGGATTtttttcaggtattgtattgatACCTATTTGAAAGATTGTAATatctttcaataaatatttgttcacattaagaagaaaaaattacttattatttGACAACATCATCACGTCATGTTAGTTTATTTAGTTAATGCTATTACTAGAGTTAGAGGCATCTTGGAAGATACCATTTAAAGTTGCTGAGTTCCACAAAAGTGGATCCACCACCTTGTGTCTTCTACAGATACATATCTATAGCAGCAGCTATTTAGGCAGTTTGGTGAGTAATAGTAATAGCAAATGGGGTCATTGTGTTGTTTACTGTAGAAAATTCTCTTTGCCACAGTGGGATATCATGTCCAGTGGTGGGTCAGTTCAGTCCGTTGCAAATTTAGCTAAAGGAAAAGACCGAGGCAACGTTGTAAACATtcaagtaagttttatttttattagtaaatgttaattgttagttttgttaattttttggtaGCGAGAGAAGATCAAGGTAAGTTGttctatatttttctcttcaatttgTGGATGGTTGAATAGTCAATAGTACACAAAGAATTTAATTGTAAAATGTGTTTAAAACATGGTTACTAATGTGAAGTATCTGATTCTTCTCACTTGGCAGAAAATACAATCAAAAGATAACAGTGTGTGGATCTTGCAAGATAGCTGCACAAGTGCTTATGAGTCAATGGTGGTATATGCTCCTGTGGAATTTGCTGGTATACAAAGTGTGCTTACAGGATGTGATTCAAGTAATCTTGCTATATTGCCGTCAGGATTCTCAATTCTACCTGATGGGATTGAGGGAAGGCCATTGGTGATTTCGTCAAGGCAAGAAGAAAAATACACTGAAGGAGGCTCTTTGTTTACAATGGCATTCCAGATTCTTGTCAACCCTTCTCCAACAGTCAAGTTAACAACGGAGTCTGTGGAATCGGTCAATAATCTTGTGTCTTGTACATTGAGAAATATTAAAACAAGTTTGCAGTGTGAAGATGGTTAGTcaagataaaagataattagATAGATCATACATAGGATTTGATTAGCTGCTAAAGTTACAGGCTTTAATTTCTACCCCTTTTAATTACAGTTGAGATGAATATTTAGTGTTCCTTCAAAATTATAGGAGGCGAAATTCCATGGATGGACTTTATTTTACATGGAAAACTCATCTATCCTTGAATTTTGACCTCTAATTAACTTTTAAGGAATACCAAATTGAGTCTTAATTAGTATCCAGTTCAGCAGTAGAATAGAATGTTTTTTGATTTCTACCCGACCCCTTATTCTGGATTAGTATCATTTGTCGTTTATTATTTACAATAGGAAATAGAATTTG contains:
- the LOC100789432 gene encoding homeobox-leucine zipper protein GLABRA 2 isoform X2 gives rise to the protein MGVNMSNTPPHTKDLFSSPVLSLSLAAETSGMEMASDEVRQEDTADISSDNSGPVRSRSEEDFDCDDVHDGDDKDNDDKNRKKKRKYHRHTTEQIREMEALFKESPHPDEKQRQKLSQQLGLAPRQVKFWFQNRRTQIKALQERHENSLLKTELDKLREETKAMRETINKSCCPNCGMVTATIDASMSTEEKQLLIENAKLKAEVEKLRTALGKFSPRTTSPTTSSAGHDEEENRNSLGFYSVLFGLDKSRIMDVANRATEELIKMATMGEPLWVRSVETGREILNYDEYVKEMAAENSGSERPKTFIEASRETEVVFMDLPRLLQSFLDVNQWKEMFPCLISKAVTVDVISNGEGSNRNGAVQLMFAELQMLTPMVPTREVYFVRCCKQLSDEQWAIVDVSIDKVEDNIDASLVKCRKRPSGCIIEDKSNGHCKVIWVEHLECQKSTIHTMYRTIVNSGLAFGARHWIATLQLHCERLVFYMATNVPMKDSTGVATLAGRKSILKLAQRMTWSFCHAIGASSFHTWTMVTSKTGEDIRISSRKNLNDPGEPLGVILSAVSSVWLPVSTNVLFDFLRDEARRSEWDIMSSGGSVQSVANLAKGKDRGNVVNIQKIQSKDNSVWILQDSCTSAYESMVVYAPVEFAGIQSVLTGCDSSNLAILPSGFSILPDGIEGRPLVISSRQEEKYTEGGSLFTMAFQILVNPSPTVKLTTESVESVNNLVSCTLRNIKTSLQCEDG
- the LOC100789432 gene encoding homeobox-leucine zipper protein GLABRA 2 isoform X1 yields the protein MGVNMSNTPPHTKDLFSSPVLSLSLAGIFRYAGEAAETSGMEMASDEVRQEDTADISSDNSGPVRSRSEEDFDCDDVHDGDDKDNDDKNRKKKRKYHRHTTEQIREMEALFKESPHPDEKQRQKLSQQLGLAPRQVKFWFQNRRTQIKALQERHENSLLKTELDKLREETKAMRETINKSCCPNCGMVTATIDASMSTEEKQLLIENAKLKAEVEKLRTALGKFSPRTTSPTTSSAGHDEEENRNSLGFYSVLFGLDKSRIMDVANRATEELIKMATMGEPLWVRSVETGREILNYDEYVKEMAAENSGSERPKTFIEASRETEVVFMDLPRLLQSFLDVNQWKEMFPCLISKAVTVDVISNGEGSNRNGAVQLMFAELQMLTPMVPTREVYFVRCCKQLSDEQWAIVDVSIDKVEDNIDASLVKCRKRPSGCIIEDKSNGHCKVIWVEHLECQKSTIHTMYRTIVNSGLAFGARHWIATLQLHCERLVFYMATNVPMKDSTGVATLAGRKSILKLAQRMTWSFCHAIGASSFHTWTMVTSKTGEDIRISSRKNLNDPGEPLGVILSAVSSVWLPVSTNVLFDFLRDEARRSEWDIMSSGGSVQSVANLAKGKDRGNVVNIQKIQSKDNSVWILQDSCTSAYESMVVYAPVEFAGIQSVLTGCDSSNLAILPSGFSILPDGIEGRPLVISSRQEEKYTEGGSLFTMAFQILVNPSPTVKLTTESVESVNNLVSCTLRNIKTSLQCEDG
- the LOC100789432 gene encoding homeobox-leucine zipper protein GLABRA 2 isoform X3 produces the protein MGVNMSNTPPHTKDLFSSPVLSLSLAGIFRYAGEAAETSGMEMASDEVRQEDTADISSDNSGPVRSRSEEDFDCDDVHDGDDKDNDDKNRKKKRKYHRHTTEQIREMEALFKESPHPDEKQRQKLSQQLGLAPRQVKFWFQNRRTQIKALQERHENSLLKTELDKLREETKAMRETINKSCCPNCGMVTATIDASMSTEEKQLLIENAKLKAEVEKLRTALGKFSPRTTSPTTSSAGHDEEENRNSLGFYSVLFGLDKSRIMDVANRATEELIKMATMGEPLWVRSVETGREILNYDEYVKEMAAENSGSERPKTFIEASRETEVVFMDLPRLLQSFLDVNQWKEMFPCLISKAVTVDVISNGEGSNRNGAVQLMFAELQMLTPMVPTREVYFVRCCKQLSDEQWAIVDVSIDKVEDNIDASLVKCRKRPSGCIIEDKSNGHCKVIWVEHLECQKSTIHTMYRTIVNSGLAFGARHWIATLQLHCERLVFYMATNVPMKDSTGVATLAGRKSILKLAQRMTWSFCHAIGASSFHTWTMVTSKTGEDIRISSRKNLNDPGEPLGVILSAVSSVWLPVSTNVLFDFLRDEARRSEKILFATVGYHVQWWVSSVRCKFS